One Bartonella tribocorum CIP 105476 genomic window carries:
- a CDS encoding class I SAM-dependent methyltransferase — protein sequence MLSFLPFENYALPYPDPNQCWLSFGLTEVPAPEWAQNLKVITPWRPDFLKFVDTQFHCSPQIDKTFIYDGAFLHLSKYRGFNQNCFLDLLECVKPSGWIVISGNKTAGAASMMKWIKTIVPITNKLSKNHGLVFWLQVPQEIERQNIAQLRSQPLSFDKFQTTSGMFSHGRIDPGSAVLASYMLKVISGKTADFGAGWGYLSHVALKSDVKLTSLDLYEADYNALKAAKQHLKPITAPFPIHFYWHDLVHEPVTNLYDTIISNPPFHTQQTTDVSLGKHFIINAAKCLKPSGSLLLVANRHLPYETLLKDIFRTVLIHEQAHGFKIIEARK from the coding sequence GTGTTATCTTTTTTACCTTTTGAAAATTATGCACTCCCTTATCCAGATCCAAACCAATGCTGGCTAAGTTTCGGTTTAACGGAGGTCCCTGCTCCAGAATGGGCGCAAAATTTAAAAGTTATTACGCCTTGGCGACCAGATTTTTTAAAATTCGTCGATACTCAATTTCACTGTTCTCCTCAAATAGATAAAACTTTCATCTATGATGGAGCATTTTTACATTTAAGCAAATATCGTGGTTTCAACCAAAATTGTTTTCTTGATTTATTAGAATGCGTTAAACCCAGTGGATGGATTGTGATCAGTGGGAATAAAACGGCTGGTGCTGCTTCAATGATGAAATGGATCAAAACAATTGTTCCCATAACCAATAAACTATCTAAAAACCATGGTCTTGTATTTTGGCTTCAAGTTCCTCAAGAAATAGAGAGGCAAAATATTGCACAATTGCGCTCACAACCGCTTTCTTTTGATAAATTTCAAACCACTTCCGGTATGTTCTCACACGGTCGTATTGATCCAGGATCTGCAGTGCTTGCTTCTTATATGCTCAAAGTTATTTCTGGGAAAACAGCTGATTTTGGGGCTGGTTGGGGCTATCTTTCTCACGTCGCACTTAAAAGCGATGTAAAACTTACATCTCTTGATCTTTATGAAGCAGACTACAACGCTTTGAAAGCAGCAAAACAGCACCTTAAACCCATAACAGCTCCTTTTCCAATTCATTTTTATTGGCACGACCTTGTGCATGAGCCTGTCACAAATCTGTATGACACAATCATTTCAAATCCACCGTTTCACACACAACAAACGACAGATGTCTCCTTAGGAAAACATTTTATTATAAATGCTGCAAAATGCCTAAAGCCCAGTGGCAGTCTGCTTCTTGTTGCAAACCGCCACCTGCCTTATGAAACATTGTTAAAAGATATTTTCCGCACAGTGTTGATACATGAACAAGCCCATGGTTTCAAAATTATCGAAGCACGAAAATAA
- the pnp gene encoding polyribonucleotide nucleotidyltransferase produces MFKTHKIEIEWAGRPLTLETGKIARQADGAVIATYGETIVLATVVSAKSPKPDQDFFPLTVNYQEKSYAVGRIPGGYLKRESRPSENETLVSRLIDRPIRPLFVEGYKNDTQVIVSVIQHDLENNPDILAMIASSAALTLSGVPFMGPIAGARVGYCNGQYVLNPHMDEMPESKLDLVVAGTESAVLMVESEAQELPEDIMLGAVMFGHKGLQPVLDAIIKLAEVAAKDPRDFVPEDLSDLEKAMQEMAEQDIRKAYTITDKQERYAAIDALKTEIINKFMPETEEDCQFSTDQIATVFKQLQAKIVRGNILDTKKRIDGRNLSTVRPIQSEVSILPRTHGSALFTRGETQAIVVATLGTGEDEQYIDALTGMYKETFLLHYNFPPFSVGETGRLGSPGRREIGHGKLAWRAIHPMLPTKESFPYTIRAVSEITESNGSSSMATVCGTSLALMDAGVPLARPVAGIAMGLIKEGERFAVLSDILGDEDHLGDMDFKVAGTENGITALQMDIKIDGITEEIMKIALEQAKDGRIHILNEMAKALTSARAELSEFSPRIEVINIAVDKIRDVIGSGGKVIREIVEQTGAKINIEDDGTIKIASADAKTIEAAKRWIHSIVDEPEVGAIYQGTVVKTADFGAFINFFGSRDGLVHISQLASERVTKTTDIVKEGDKVWVKLMGFDERGKVRLSMKAVDQKTGKEMTDDKSVKEEKCMDEKKQPENKRRRKKKEE; encoded by the coding sequence ATGTTCAAAACGCACAAGATAGAAATTGAATGGGCCGGGCGTCCGCTTACCCTTGAAACAGGGAAAATAGCGCGTCAAGCTGATGGTGCAGTGATTGCTACCTATGGAGAAACGATTGTCTTAGCAACCGTTGTATCGGCCAAAAGCCCAAAACCAGACCAGGACTTTTTTCCACTTACCGTTAATTATCAAGAAAAATCCTATGCCGTTGGTCGAATACCTGGGGGCTATTTAAAACGTGAAAGTCGGCCAAGTGAAAATGAAACTCTGGTTTCACGTTTGATTGATCGGCCAATTCGTCCTCTCTTCGTTGAGGGATATAAAAATGATACACAAGTCATTGTTTCCGTTATACAGCATGATCTCGAAAATAATCCCGATATCCTCGCGATGATTGCTTCTTCTGCGGCATTGACCCTATCAGGTGTTCCTTTCATGGGGCCTATAGCGGGTGCCCGCGTTGGCTATTGTAACGGGCAATATGTTCTCAATCCTCATATGGATGAAATGCCTGAGTCAAAACTTGATCTTGTGGTTGCTGGAACAGAAAGTGCTGTATTGATGGTTGAATCAGAAGCACAAGAATTGCCGGAAGATATCATGTTGGGTGCTGTAATGTTTGGTCATAAAGGTCTTCAACCTGTCCTTGATGCCATCATCAAACTTGCTGAGGTTGCGGCAAAAGATCCTCGTGATTTTGTTCCTGAAGATCTTTCTGACCTTGAAAAAGCAATGCAGGAAATGGCCGAACAGGATATACGAAAGGCTTACACAATTACCGATAAACAAGAACGTTATGCCGCAATTGATGCGCTCAAAACAGAGATCATCAATAAATTTATGCCAGAAACAGAAGAAGACTGTCAATTTAGTACAGACCAAATTGCAACTGTATTTAAACAGTTGCAAGCAAAAATTGTTCGCGGAAACATTCTTGATACAAAAAAGCGTATTGATGGACGTAATCTTTCTACCGTGCGTCCTATCCAATCAGAAGTAAGTATTTTGCCCCGCACACATGGATCAGCACTCTTTACCCGCGGAGAAACGCAAGCGATTGTCGTTGCGACATTGGGAACTGGTGAAGATGAACAATATATTGATGCCTTAACGGGGATGTATAAGGAAACATTCCTCCTCCATTACAATTTTCCACCATTTTCAGTAGGTGAAACAGGACGCCTTGGTTCTCCTGGTCGTCGTGAAATTGGACATGGAAAATTAGCATGGCGCGCAATTCACCCCATGTTGCCAACAAAAGAATCTTTTCCTTATACCATTCGCGCTGTCTCAGAAATTACTGAATCCAATGGTTCTTCTTCTATGGCAACCGTTTGTGGAACTTCGCTTGCTCTCATGGATGCTGGTGTTCCGCTCGCGCGCCCCGTTGCAGGTATTGCCATGGGCTTGATTAAAGAAGGAGAACGCTTTGCTGTTCTGTCTGATATCTTAGGAGATGAAGATCATCTTGGCGATATGGATTTTAAAGTTGCTGGAACAGAAAATGGTATTACTGCTTTACAAATGGATATCAAAATTGACGGTATTACCGAAGAAATTATGAAAATCGCACTTGAACAAGCCAAGGATGGACGAATTCATATCCTTAACGAAATGGCGAAAGCTTTAACCAGCGCACGAGCTGAATTGAGTGAATTTTCTCCACGAATCGAAGTGATAAATATTGCTGTTGATAAAATCCGTGATGTTATCGGCTCTGGTGGTAAAGTTATTCGAGAAATTGTGGAACAAACTGGAGCAAAAATTAATATTGAAGATGATGGTACTATCAAAATTGCTTCTGCTGATGCTAAAACCATTGAAGCAGCAAAACGCTGGATCCATTCTATTGTCGATGAACCTGAAGTTGGTGCTATCTACCAAGGAACAGTTGTAAAAACTGCAGACTTTGGTGCATTTATAAACTTCTTTGGTTCTCGTGATGGGCTCGTTCATATCTCTCAACTAGCATCAGAACGCGTCACCAAAACAACAGATATTGTTAAGGAAGGTGATAAAGTTTGGGTTAAACTCATGGGCTTTGATGAGCGTGGAAAAGTGCGTTTATCAATGAAGGCCGTTGATCAAAAAACCGGAAAGGAAATGACCGATGATAAATCGGTGAAAGAAGAAAAGTGCATGGATGAAAAAAAACAACCTGAAAATAAGCGCCGCCGGAAGAAAAAAGAAGAGTAA
- the rpsO gene encoding 30S ribosomal protein S15: MSITAERKQALVAEYANKVGDTGSPEVQIAVLSERISNLTNHFKSHKKDNHSRRGLLKMVSQRRRLLDYLKGVDQNRYQTLIKKLGLRR; the protein is encoded by the coding sequence ATGTCGATTACAGCTGAACGTAAACAAGCTCTTGTGGCAGAATATGCAAATAAAGTTGGTGATACAGGATCACCAGAAGTGCAGATTGCTGTGCTTTCTGAACGTATTTCTAATTTAACAAACCATTTTAAATCTCACAAAAAAGATAACCATTCTCGTCGTGGTCTTTTAAAGATGGTGTCTCAACGCCGGCGCCTTCTTGATTATCTTAAAGGAGTTGACCAAAATCGTTATCAGACACTTATCAAGAAGTTAGGTTTGCGTCGCTAA
- a CDS encoding MFS transporter, whose amino-acid sequence MQSISTLKLFRNSVFRNLWSSTLISNLGGLIQAVGAGWLMALISSSHSMVGLVQSATTLPLVIFSLMAGALADNFNRRQIMLCAQIMMMVISMILSILAYMGFLTPWLLLCFTFLIGCGTAFYNPSWQATIGDIVSRENIPAAVSLNSVGFNLMRSVGPAIGGAIIATLGASAAFLFNAISYIPLIGALFFWKLNYENNPLPRERLLGAVSDGLRYVAMSPNLLSIMVRAFLFGIGAISILALLPIVAHQVLGGNALLYGTLLGCFGLGAMTAGIINAFIRHHFRSETIIASAFIGFAFSCFLLGISRSLIISHIALFPAGLSWVLALSLFNTSVQLSTPRWVVARSLALYQTASYGGMAIGSAIWGILADGYSPTIALSICSLFLIVGALAGVKFRIQEIPQIDLNPLDHFREPELLLDLKARSGPIMIMIDYQIHENDLEEFLKVMTRRRHIRLRDGARQWVLLRDLERPEYWTEAYHMPTWVDYLRHNHRRTKADAEVNKRLRHLNCASSGIKVHRMIERQTIPQVNEMLLKVPSDHLP is encoded by the coding sequence ATGCAGAGTATTTCAACATTAAAACTTTTTCGTAATTCGGTATTTCGAAATTTATGGTCATCTACGCTTATTTCTAATTTAGGGGGGCTGATACAGGCTGTTGGAGCAGGGTGGTTAATGGCATTAATTAGTTCTTCGCATTCCATGGTTGGGCTTGTTCAGAGTGCGACAACATTACCACTTGTTATATTTTCTTTGATGGCAGGGGCATTAGCGGACAATTTTAATCGGCGTCAAATTATGTTGTGCGCACAGATTATGATGATGGTCATATCCATGATTCTATCTATTTTAGCCTATATGGGATTTTTAACACCTTGGCTTTTGTTATGTTTTACGTTTTTGATTGGATGTGGCACTGCCTTTTATAATCCTTCTTGGCAAGCAACCATAGGAGATATTGTGAGCAGGGAAAATATTCCTGCTGCTGTTAGTTTGAATAGTGTCGGCTTTAATTTGATGCGAAGTGTTGGTCCCGCTATCGGAGGAGCCATCATTGCAACTTTGGGAGCATCTGCTGCTTTTTTGTTTAATGCTATAAGCTATATCCCTCTTATTGGTGCATTATTTTTCTGGAAATTGAATTATGAAAACAACCCATTGCCACGAGAAAGATTGTTGGGGGCTGTCTCAGATGGTCTGCGTTATGTTGCGATGTCACCTAATCTCCTGAGTATTATGGTTCGAGCGTTCCTTTTTGGTATAGGAGCAATTTCGATTTTAGCCCTTTTGCCAATTGTTGCGCATCAAGTTCTGGGAGGAAATGCTCTGCTTTATGGGACATTGCTTGGTTGTTTTGGGTTAGGAGCCATGACAGCAGGGATTATTAATGCATTTATACGGCATCATTTTCGTTCAGAAACAATTATTGCAAGTGCATTTATTGGTTTTGCTTTTTCTTGCTTTTTATTGGGAATAAGCCGTTCACTGATTATAAGCCATATTGCTTTATTTCCTGCAGGCCTAAGTTGGGTTTTGGCGTTATCATTGTTTAATACATCTGTACAACTCTCAACACCACGCTGGGTTGTTGCACGTTCTTTAGCGCTTTATCAAACGGCATCTTATGGGGGGATGGCTATTGGTAGTGCGATCTGGGGAATTTTGGCTGATGGTTATTCTCCAACAATTGCTTTAAGTATTTGTTCTCTATTCTTGATTGTTGGGGCTCTTGCAGGGGTAAAGTTTAGAATTCAAGAAATTCCTCAAATAGATTTGAATCCTCTTGATCATTTTAGAGAGCCAGAACTCTTACTCGACCTAAAAGCAAGAAGTGGCCCGATCATGATAATGATCGATTATCAGATTCATGAAAATGATCTGGAAGAGTTTCTCAAAGTGATGACGCGTCGACGCCATATTCGTTTACGTGATGGTGCGCGTCAATGGGTCCTTTTACGAGATCTTGAAAGACCTGAATATTGGACAGAGGCTTATCATATGCCAACATGGGTAGATTATTTACGCCATAATCATCGTCGTACGAAAGCGGATGCTGAAGTTAATAAGCGTTTGCGTCATTTAAATTGTGCTTCTAGCGGTATAAAAGTTCACCGCATGATTGAACGACAGACAATACCCCAAGTCAATGAGATGCTTTTAAAAGTCCCTTCTGATCATCTTCCTTAA
- the truB gene encoding tRNA pseudouridine(55) synthase TruB: MARQRKKKGRPVSGWVVFDKPKGMKSTEAVSKIKWLFHAQKAGHAGTLDPLASGLLPIALGEATKTVPYVMQGKKTYRFHIAWGQERSTDDLEGEITKTSLKRPTQEEILALLPQYTGIILQTPPQFSAIKIAGNRAYDLAREGEVIEIPPREVEIETFKLVETPTKEHSVFEITCGKGTYVRSLARDMGRDLGCYGHIADLRRIAVAPFCEEDLVTWDELKAAISPNKNTTDENENSFEKDFLTLDELLIETGAALDCLPHYPLTDTQAQRVMRGHSIPLSAQKTLLDEEEVCVLYKEQLLAIGTLDKGLFKPKRIFTI; encoded by the coding sequence ATGGCACGGCAACGAAAAAAAAAGGGACGTCCTGTTTCTGGCTGGGTCGTATTTGATAAACCAAAAGGCATGAAATCAACAGAAGCTGTCTCAAAAATCAAATGGCTCTTTCATGCACAAAAAGCAGGGCATGCGGGTACGCTTGACCCTCTTGCTTCTGGTCTCCTCCCCATTGCATTGGGTGAAGCAACCAAAACTGTTCCTTATGTAATGCAAGGCAAAAAAACTTACCGTTTTCATATCGCTTGGGGGCAAGAGCGCTCAACAGATGATCTAGAGGGAGAAATAACGAAAACATCTCTCAAACGCCCAACACAAGAAGAAATACTTGCTCTTCTTCCTCAATATACAGGTATTATTTTGCAAACACCTCCACAATTTTCAGCAATTAAAATTGCTGGAAATCGTGCCTATGATCTAGCGCGTGAAGGAGAAGTCATTGAAATTCCGCCCCGTGAAGTGGAAATAGAAACTTTCAAGTTAGTAGAAACTCCTACTAAAGAGCACTCTGTCTTTGAAATAACCTGCGGAAAAGGAACTTATGTGCGCTCGCTAGCACGCGATATGGGACGTGATTTGGGATGCTATGGGCATATCGCTGACTTAAGACGTATTGCTGTCGCACCTTTTTGTGAAGAAGATCTCGTTACATGGGATGAACTAAAAGCAGCAATATCGCCAAATAAAAACACAACAGATGAAAACGAGAATTCTTTTGAAAAAGACTTTTTAACACTCGATGAACTGTTAATTGAAACGGGAGCAGCATTAGATTGTCTCCCTCATTATCCGCTTACTGATACCCAAGCGCAGAGAGTTATGCGGGGGCATTCTATTCCTTTGTCTGCTCAAAAAACACTTCTTGATGAAGAAGAAGTTTGTGTCCTCTATAAGGAACAACTTCTTGCTATTGGTACTCTCGACAAAGGTCTATTTAAACCAAAGCGGATTTTCACAATTTAA
- the rbfA gene encoding 30S ribosome-binding factor RbfA codes for MKNAGPSQRQLRVAEQVRHAVAHILQRGILLDDVLKDIVISVSEVRISPDLKIATCFVSPLSTLKNTSHTDVVNTLNKHSRFLRGEISHALRQMKYMPELRFRLDNSFDNFSKIDALLRSPEVARDLHHSDKDED; via the coding sequence ATGAAAAATGCAGGGCCATCACAGCGACAACTTAGAGTAGCAGAGCAAGTACGTCACGCAGTAGCGCATATATTACAACGTGGTATTTTGCTTGATGATGTCTTGAAAGATATTGTTATTTCTGTCTCTGAAGTACGCATATCTCCAGATTTAAAAATTGCTACTTGCTTTGTATCACCTCTCAGCACGCTTAAAAATACTTCCCATACCGATGTCGTTAATACTCTCAATAAACATAGTCGTTTTCTCCGTGGAGAAATCAGTCATGCGTTGCGACAAATGAAATATATGCCGGAACTGCGTTTCCGACTTGATAATAGTTTTGATAATTTTTCAAAAATTGATGCTCTCCTTCGTTCCCCTGAGGTTGCACGCGATCTTCACCATAGTGATAAAGATGAGGATTAA
- the infB gene encoding translation initiation factor IF-2 encodes MSENNNDKTTGKKTLTLKRSVLETSTVKQNFSHGRTKAVVVETKRRKITRPDEKAEPLQPITKPHVAPQRSKPRFEEKKPQEAMAKSNLSSAEMEARLRALEEAHIQEKITREQAEKEARLAKEREEILKQEIQEQEILQKQEEEKPTVPISSVSSDPSLIEKTDIPIVPKNTTVIEKRKIDENQEEERHSRRANPAKSEIRAPKIVKGADERRRGKLTLNSALDEEGSARGRSMAAMRRRQEKFKRAQNQEPREKISREVVLPETITIQELAQRMTERSVDVIKFLMKQGQMMKPGDVIDADVAELIAVEFGHTVKRVLESDVEEGIFNITDNPQNMQPRPPVVTIMGHVDHGKTSLLDAIRKANVVSGEAGGITQHIGAYQVEQNGQKITFIDTPGHAAFTAMRARGARVTDIAVLVVAADDSVMPQTIESINHAKAAGVPIIVAINKIDKPAANAQKVRTELLQHEVFVETMGGETLDVEVSAKTGQNLDKLLEAILLQAEMLDLKADPQRTAEGVVIEAKLDRGRGSVATVLVQKGTLHPSDIIVAGNEWGRVRALIDDHGRHVKEAVPSTPIEILGMQGTPQAGDRFAVVTHEAKAREISEYRQRLARDKAVARQTGSRGSLEQMMTKLQTTGVKEFSLIIKGDVQGSIEAIASALEKLGNDEVRARVVHSGAGGITESDISLAEASNSAVIGFNVRANKQARDFAKTQGIEIRYYNIIYDLVDDIKAAMSGLLSPEQRETFLGNAEILEVFNITKIGKVAGCRVTEGKIERGAGVRLIRDNIVIHEGKLKTLKRFKDEVNEVQSGQECGIAFENYEDMRAGDIIETFRIEHINRTL; translated from the coding sequence ATGAGTGAGAATAACAACGACAAAACAACAGGCAAGAAGACACTAACTCTCAAGCGGTCTGTCTTGGAAACGAGTACGGTCAAGCAGAATTTTAGCCATGGTCGCACAAAAGCTGTCGTTGTCGAAACCAAACGACGTAAAATTACACGACCTGATGAAAAAGCTGAGCCCCTGCAGCCTATTACAAAGCCGCATGTGGCACCCCAGCGCTCTAAACCGCGTTTTGAGGAAAAAAAACCTCAAGAAGCTATGGCCAAAAGCAATCTTTCATCGGCTGAAATGGAAGCAAGGCTTCGCGCGTTGGAAGAAGCCCATATCCAAGAAAAAATAACGCGAGAACAAGCTGAAAAAGAAGCAAGACTCGCTAAAGAGCGTGAAGAAATTTTAAAGCAGGAAATTCAAGAACAAGAAATACTTCAAAAACAAGAAGAAGAAAAACCAACGGTACCGATTTCATCTGTTTCCTCTGATCCTTCCCTCATCGAAAAGACAGATATTCCTATTGTGCCTAAAAACACAACTGTGATTGAAAAACGCAAAATTGATGAAAATCAAGAGGAAGAACGGCATAGCCGACGTGCTAATCCTGCTAAATCAGAAATACGTGCACCCAAAATTGTCAAAGGGGCTGATGAGCGACGCCGTGGAAAACTAACTCTTAACAGCGCACTGGACGAAGAAGGGAGTGCACGCGGACGCTCAATGGCTGCAATGCGGCGCAGACAGGAAAAGTTTAAGCGTGCACAAAATCAAGAACCAAGAGAAAAGATTTCTCGTGAAGTTGTCCTTCCTGAAACGATTACCATTCAAGAGCTCGCACAACGTATGACTGAGCGTTCTGTTGATGTCATTAAATTTTTAATGAAACAAGGACAAATGATGAAACCTGGCGATGTTATTGATGCAGACGTTGCTGAACTCATCGCTGTTGAATTTGGTCATACTGTTAAACGGGTTTTAGAATCTGACGTCGAGGAAGGTATTTTTAATATAACAGATAATCCTCAAAATATGCAGCCGCGCCCTCCTGTTGTAACCATTATGGGCCATGTTGACCACGGAAAAACTTCTCTTTTGGATGCCATTCGCAAAGCAAATGTTGTTTCTGGTGAAGCAGGTGGTATTACGCAGCATATTGGGGCCTATCAAGTAGAACAAAACGGTCAAAAAATTACCTTTATTGATACACCGGGTCATGCTGCATTTACCGCTATGCGTGCCCGTGGGGCTCGTGTTACTGATATTGCCGTTCTTGTTGTCGCCGCTGATGATAGTGTCATGCCGCAGACGATTGAATCAATTAATCATGCCAAAGCTGCTGGTGTCCCTATCATTGTTGCTATCAACAAAATTGATAAACCCGCTGCGAATGCACAAAAAGTTCGTACAGAACTTTTACAACATGAAGTGTTTGTTGAAACGATGGGTGGTGAGACTTTGGACGTTGAAGTTTCTGCTAAAACTGGTCAAAATCTTGATAAACTTCTCGAAGCTATCCTTCTTCAAGCTGAAATGCTTGATCTCAAAGCAGATCCTCAGCGAACGGCAGAGGGCGTTGTCATTGAAGCCAAATTGGATCGCGGACGCGGATCTGTTGCAACCGTTCTTGTTCAAAAAGGTACATTACATCCTTCTGATATTATTGTTGCCGGAAATGAGTGGGGTCGTGTGCGTGCTTTAATCGACGACCATGGTCGCCATGTCAAAGAAGCTGTTCCCTCTACACCGATTGAAATTTTGGGCATGCAAGGAACACCACAAGCTGGAGACCGTTTTGCGGTTGTCACCCATGAAGCAAAAGCGCGCGAGATTTCTGAATACCGTCAACGATTAGCACGTGATAAAGCTGTTGCTCGACAAACCGGTTCGCGTGGTTCTCTTGAACAAATGATGACAAAATTGCAAACCACTGGTGTTAAAGAGTTTTCTCTTATTATCAAAGGAGATGTGCAAGGATCAATTGAAGCAATCGCTTCGGCATTAGAAAAACTAGGAAATGATGAAGTTCGTGCACGTGTTGTACATTCTGGTGCTGGAGGAATTACCGAAAGTGATATTTCTCTTGCAGAAGCTTCTAACTCAGCTGTGATTGGTTTTAATGTTCGAGCCAATAAGCAGGCGCGTGATTTTGCTAAAACACAAGGAATTGAAATTCGTTATTACAACATCATTTATGATCTTGTTGATGACATAAAAGCAGCCATGTCTGGATTACTCTCACCAGAACAGCGTGAAACTTTCCTTGGTAATGCTGAAATTCTAGAAGTCTTTAATATTACAAAAATCGGAAAAGTTGCTGGATGTCGTGTTACAGAAGGTAAAATAGAACGAGGAGCTGGTGTTCGCCTTATCCGGGATAATATCGTTATTCACGAAGGAAAACTGAAAACACTCAAACGCTTTAAGGATGAAGTCAATGAAGTGCAAAGTGGTCAAGAATGTGGAATAGCCTTTGAAAACTATGAAGATATGCGCGCAGGAGACATTATTGAGACCTTCCGTATCGAACATATTAATCGCACATTATAA
- a CDS encoding RNA-binding protein, translating to MNERTCIVTRQNASAQTLIRFVIGPNNQIVPDLKANLPGRGVWISAHHTVIEKAIKQKAFHKNFKTDVEVAPNLVHIVDKLLLKAALSSLSMARKAGAVVMGATKVDAAIRSGQVILVLHAKETTEDGKRKIAQAIHTIQQQTNRTIETISLFTSDEMRVAFGSNPVMHAALLDTKAAEGFLKTTYKLISYRDDKHSKHGEMTAQAVKEVQ from the coding sequence ATGAATGAACGGACTTGTATTGTGACCCGACAAAACGCTTCAGCACAAACGCTGATCCGTTTTGTTATTGGTCCCAATAACCAAATTGTTCCTGATCTTAAAGCGAATTTACCAGGGCGCGGCGTCTGGATTTCTGCCCATCACACTGTTATTGAGAAAGCGATCAAACAGAAAGCCTTTCATAAAAATTTTAAAACAGATGTTGAGGTTGCACCAAATCTTGTGCATATTGTTGATAAGCTTTTACTCAAAGCTGCTCTTTCAAGCCTTTCCATGGCAAGAAAAGCCGGAGCTGTTGTCATGGGAGCAACGAAAGTTGATGCTGCTATCCGCTCTGGTCAAGTTATTCTTGTACTTCATGCTAAAGAAACAACAGAAGATGGAAAACGAAAAATTGCACAGGCCATCCATACAATACAACAACAAACAAATCGGACGATAGAAACCATATCTTTATTTACAAGTGATGAAATGCGTGTAGCTTTTGGTTCTAATCCTGTCATGCATGCAGCCTTATTGGATACAAAGGCTGCTGAAGGATTTCTCAAAACAACATATAAATTAATCAGCTATCGTGATGACAAGCATAGTAAGCACGGTGAGATGACGGCACAAGCCGTGAAGGAAGTACAATGA